The following are from one region of the Populus trichocarpa isolate Nisqually-1 chromosome 8, P.trichocarpa_v4.1, whole genome shotgun sequence genome:
- the LOC7479855 gene encoding ACT domain-containing protein ACR10, protein MGILQEDVVVISEGEKPGESTEITVNCPDKAGLGCDLCRVILLFGLSICKGDGQTDGKWCYVVFWVVGKPSTRWNLLKQRLLEVCPSYFSTSEIDFYKPENQQPRPPDVFLLKFWCSYDYEGLLHDVTEVLCELELTIERVKVSTAPDGRVMDLFYITDTRELLRTKMRQEETIHYLKKVLGKALISCEIELAGPEFTACSQGSPFLPSAITEDMFSLELPNNHRSGFLAHNPVSVTVDNAFSPSHTLVKILCKDHKGLIYDITRTLKDYNIQISYGRFLASRKGNCEVDLFLMQADGKKIVDPNKQNALCSRLRMELLCPLRLAVVSRGPDTELLVANPVELSGRGRPLVFHDITLALKNLNTPIFSVEIGRHMIHDREWEVYRILLEGDGLPVSRNKIEEGVRKVLMGWE, encoded by the exons ATGGGGATATTGCAAGAGGATGTTGTAGTGATTAGTGAAGGAGAGAAGCCTGGAGAATCAACTGAGATTACTGTGAATTGTCCTGATAAAGCTGGACTTGGCTGTGATTTGTGCAGGGTTATCTTGCTTTTTGGATTAAGCATTTGTAAAGGAg ATGGACAAACGGATGGGAAATGGTGCTATGTAGTCTTTTGGGTGGTGGGGAAGCCAAGCACAAGGTGGAATTTATTGAAGCAGAGGCTATTAGAGGTGTGTCCATCATATTTTTCAACTTCTGAGATTGACTTCTACAAGCCTGAGAACCAACAGCCAAGGCCGCCAGATGTGTTTCTGTTGAAGTTCTGGTGCTCTTATGACTATGAAGGCCTTTTACACG atGTAACTGAGGTTCTATGTGAGCTGGAGCTGACAATAGAAAGAGTGAAGGTGTCCACTGCTCCGGATGGGAGAGTGATGGACCTCTTTTACATCACTGATACTAG GGAGCTTCTTCGCACAAAAATGAGACAGGAGGAAACAATTCATTATCTGAAGAAGGTGTTAGGGAAGGCTTTGATTAGTTGTGAGATTGAATTAGCTGGGCCAGAGTTTACTGCCTGTTCTCAAGGTTCACCATTTCTTCCTTCTGCAATCACAGAAGACATGTTTAGTTTAGAGCTTCCCAATAATCACCGAAGTGGCTTTCTTGCCCACAATCCTGTCTCTGTTACAGTGGACAATGCCTTCAGTCCCTCACACACACTTGTTAAAATTCTCTGCAAGGATCACAAGGGTCTCATTTATGACATAACAAGAACCCTAAAGGATTATAATATCCAG ATTTCCTACGGACGCTTCCTTGCCAGTAGAAAAGGAAACTGTGAAGTGGACTTGTTCTTAATGCAAGCAGATGGCAAGAAGATAGTTGATCCCAACAAACAAAATGCATTGTGTTCTCGTTTGAGAATGGAGCTTCTGTGTCCTCTTCGACTGGCTGTGGTTAGTCGGGGCCCTGATACTGAGCTGCTTGTTGCAAACCCTGTTGAATTGTCTGGCAGGGGCCGGCCACTTGTCTTCCACGATATTACTCTGGCTCTCAAGAATCTAAACACCCCCATCTTCTCG GTAGAGATAGGGAGGCACATGATTCATGATCGGGAATGGGAAGTGTACAGAATCCTACTTGAAGGTGATGGGTTACCTGTGTCCAGGAACAAGATTGAGGAGGGTGTTAGAAAAGTATTGATGGGTTGGGAATAA
- the LOC7479856 gene encoding adenylate isopentenyltransferase 5, chloroplastic: MEIIPLQPKLSSYVTAMSMAASLPIRMERGMRLQFQCHWTRHRNKQIISPLSANDGSTKQKALFVMGTTATGKSKLSIDLATHFQGEIINSDKIQVYKGLDILTNKVSEDESRGVPHHLLGFVEPGEEFTTQDFCNHVHMAMRHIIGNGNIPIIAGGSNRYIEALVEDPLFKDNYDTCFLWVDVALPILFVRAAKRVDKMLDAGLVDEVRGMFIPGIDHNSGIWRAIGIPELEPYFQAEMEMADEVTRKMLLDTGIKEMKENTKKLINKQLRKIKYLANEKGWKLHRIDATFVYERSGNVDEDVWDDKVLRPSLEMLTNFLQEDGKAEEVKATVSRSKGLHLIH, from the exons ATGGAAATAATTCCTCTGCAACCAAAGCTTAGCTCATACGTGACAGCTATGTCAATGGCTGCCTCTCTCCCCATAAGAATGGAGCGGGGAATGAGGTTACAATTTCAATGTCATTGGACCAG gCACCgcaacaaacaaataattagtCCACTCTCCGCGAATGATGGCAGTACAAAGCAAAAAGCTTTGTTCGTAATGGGAACAACTGCCACTGGAAAATCAAAACTCTCCATCGATTTAGCCACTCATTTTCAAGGTGAGATCATCAACTCGGACAAAATTCAGGTTTACAAGGGCCTTGACATATTGACCAACAAAGTTTCGGAAGATGAAAGCCGAGGTGTGCCTCACCACTTGCTAGGATTTGTGGAACCTGGGGAAGAGTTTACCACACAAGATTTTTGCAACCATGTACATATGGCCATGAGACATATTATAGGGAATGGAAACATCCCCATTATTGCCGGCGGCTCAAACAGATACATCGAAGCACTCGTCGAGGATCCACTGTTCAAGGATAATTACGATACTTGTTTTCTATGGGTGGATGTTGCCTTGCCAATTTTATTTGTTCGCGCAGCAAAGAGGGTTGATAAGATGCTCGATGCTGGTCTTGTCGACGAGGTCCGAGGCATGTTTATTCCAGGGATAGATCACAATAGCGGGATTTGGCGGGCTATTGGGATTCCAGAGCTGGAACCATATTTTCAAGCTGAAATGGAAATGGCCGATGAGGTGACCAGAAAAATGTTACTTGACACTGGTATcaaggaaatgaaagaaaataccaAGAAGCTAATCAATAAACAACTGaggaaaatcaaatatttgGCGAATGAGAAAGGATGGAAATTACATCGGATTGATGCTACTTTTGTGTACGAGAGAAGTGGAAACGTAGATGAAGATGTTTGGGACGACAAGGTTTTGAGACCTAGCCTGGAGATGCTCACTAACTTTCTCCAGGAAGATGGGAAAGCAGAAGAAGTGAAAGCTACAGTTTCTAGATCCAAGGGGCTGCATCTAATCCATTGA